A stretch of Blautia liquoris DNA encodes these proteins:
- a CDS encoding NUDIX hydrolase: MNGKTLMNYQRVLALAEAGLYYGKDDFDKERYQELKDISLDLISEISSSSVEKLENLFIEDEGYPTPKIDVRAYIQYNNKILLVEDSKTKEWALPGGYAEVGLSPKENIIKEVFEETGMNVTADHLLAVFDTNKRKDIPQIFQFYKMVFSCTIIDGTFQDNLETSDSRFFRLCDIPKLSEQRTTNKQLEILKNRSTTYFE, translated from the coding sequence ATGAATGGTAAAACCTTAATGAACTATCAGCGAGTATTAGCATTGGCAGAAGCTGGTCTGTATTATGGAAAAGATGATTTTGACAAAGAACGCTATCAAGAGCTGAAAGATATTTCGCTTGATTTAATAAGCGAGATTAGCAGCAGCTCTGTAGAAAAACTGGAAAATTTATTTATTGAGGATGAAGGATATCCGACACCTAAAATTGATGTGAGAGCCTATATTCAGTATAACAATAAGATTCTTCTGGTGGAAGACAGTAAAACAAAAGAATGGGCACTCCCTGGAGGATATGCTGAAGTAGGATTATCTCCAAAGGAAAATATAATTAAAGAAGTCTTCGAAGAAACAGGAATGAATGTTACTGCGGATCATTTACTGGCTGTTTTTGATACCAATAAAAGGAAAGATATTCCTCAGATTTTTCAATTTTATAAAATGGTTTTCAGCTGTACCATTATTGATGGCACATTTCAAGACAATCTTGAAACGTCGGATAGTAGATTTTTCCGCCTATGTGATATTCCAAAATTATCTGAACAGAGAACGACGAACAAACAGTTGGAAATTTTGAAAAATAGATCTACAACCTATTTTGAATAG
- a CDS encoding GIY-YIG nuclease family protein — protein MYKNRHPEMGVISYHCKETGEAFLGISKDTRADFNSTNMKLSSNYHPNKRLQELWNQYGPEGFERSVIKVLKYDDPNEDQTTKLENLREQCLASDPNARRMWR, from the coding sequence ATGTATAAAAACAGACATCCCGAAATGGGTGTCATCTCTTATCACTGTAAGGAGACAGGCGAAGCTTTTTTGGGTATCTCCAAGGACACAAGAGCGGACTTCAACAGCACAAACATGAAATTATCATCCAACTATCATCCTAATAAAAGATTACAGGAGCTTTGGAACCAGTATGGCCCGGAAGGTTTTGAACGTTCTGTGATCAAAGTATTGAAGTATGATGACCCAAACGAGGATCAGACAACAAAGTTAGAAAATTTGAGGGAACAGTGTCTCGCATCTGACCCAAATGCAAGGAGGATGTGGCGATGA
- a CDS encoding DUF6530 family protein, which translates to MNEKAVIVSKDYDRIDGRNADQSDIKRLTLGVPMLEENKKMQIAAQIWKSDEEGKMILAQELPIHQIFDLMICLSRTLLYFKEAYRMPLLYDPEKPGVDRIGVQGGVLPVEVCVDNQNINEDIKTFAQSLNDLGELIGERERVLDRILEELELY; encoded by the coding sequence ATGAATGAAAAAGCTGTGATTGTGTCAAAAGACTATGATCGTATCGATGGCAGAAATGCTGATCAGTCCGACATAAAACGCTTGACGTTAGGTGTGCCGATGCTGGAAGAAAACAAAAAGATGCAGATTGCTGCACAGATTTGGAAAAGTGATGAAGAAGGAAAGATGATTTTGGCACAGGAGCTGCCGATTCATCAGATCTTTGACTTGATGATCTGTTTGTCCAGAACATTGCTGTACTTTAAAGAGGCCTATCGTATGCCGCTTTTATATGACCCGGAAAAACCCGGCGTGGACCGTATTGGAGTACAAGGCGGAGTGTTACCGGTAGAAGTCTGTGTAGATAATCAAAACATCAATGAGGATATCAAGACATTTGCCCAGAGCTTAAATGATTTGGGAGAATTGATTGGAGAGCGCGAGCGTGTACTTGACCGCATTTTAGAAGAACTGGAGTTATACTGA
- a CDS encoding UPF0158 family protein, whose protein sequence is MDELITGIDNEGLEDIIYENPERFLRLPTKFEIHEYHIMEEFIWTLNAEKADKLNCVIQGRGAFRRFKDMVDRMGISQQWYDFQAQYYRKLAIEWCQDHSLTYTDRSM, encoded by the coding sequence GTGGATGAACTGATTACTGGCATAGATAACGAGGGGTTGGAAGATATAATTTATGAAAATCCGGAGCGCTTTCTAAGGCTTCCAACGAAATTTGAAATTCACGAATATCATATCATGGAAGAATTTATCTGGACTCTAAATGCTGAAAAGGCAGATAAACTGAATTGTGTCATACAGGGGAGGGGTGCGTTCAGGAGGTTCAAAGATATGGTTGACAGAATGGGGATATCACAGCAATGGTATGATTTTCAGGCACAATACTACAGAAAGCTGGCGATTGAATGGTGCCAGGATCATAGCTTAACATATACGGATCGGAGCATGTGA
- a CDS encoding helix-turn-helix domain-containing protein: protein MDCVKIGKLIASMRKEMGLTQKNIADALGIQNKTVSKWECGLGCPDLSLWPELSAILGVDMKQMMEGEITQNRPDSGNIDKARFYVCPTCGNILVSTGSASIFCCGRKLERIIPVDTQIKPKITVEEMDTDYFVTFDHPMTKEHYISFAAYVKSDRVFLNRLYPEQSPACRFPIVSGGKLYVYCIKHGLSIYTGVM, encoded by the coding sequence ATGGATTGTGTGAAAATAGGAAAACTAATCGCCAGTATGCGAAAAGAGATGGGACTTACCCAGAAAAACATTGCAGACGCACTGGGGATTCAAAATAAAACGGTTTCAAAATGGGAATGTGGTCTGGGATGTCCGGATCTGTCACTGTGGCCGGAACTATCTGCTATTTTGGGTGTTGATATGAAGCAGATGATGGAGGGCGAGATAACGCAGAACAGGCCGGATAGTGGGAATATCGATAAAGCCCGCTTTTATGTATGTCCTACTTGTGGTAACATTCTGGTCAGCACGGGTAGTGCCTCTATCTTCTGTTGTGGAAGAAAACTGGAACGTATCATCCCTGTGGATACACAAATCAAACCCAAAATCACAGTAGAAGAAATGGACACGGATTACTTTGTCACATTTGATCATCCTATGACAAAAGAACACTACATTTCCTTTGCAGCTTACGTAAAAAGCGACAGGGTATTTCTCAATCGTCTGTATCCCGAACAAAGTCCAGCTTGCAGATTCCCGATCGTTTCCGGTGGGAAATTGTACGTTTACTGCATAAAGCATGGTTTATCGATATACACAGGCGTTATGTGA
- a CDS encoding AAA family ATPase, which produces MNRTCILSPDRRLTKEEQSLVWQKPPSHIESEAENRICQEVMRNWDRGEMKIGTILLEGDAGSGKTELAKALSANFNLPYTKVTCFADMDKSDVLGSILPVLSENDHSDPVQYRYYPSEIVRAFENGWLLEIQEPTVIRDAAVLMALNSALEPDGSLNLPTRVVHRHPDFIVVITTNRAYNGCRPLNEALRDRVQHAEKLDLPSKKVMMERAKAKTGCQFEELLSLLAETIIVLDEAARANAIKGVAGMRSYLFWVDAAAGGASVQSALYHKVLYKITTDPQELAILEQALVSHDLTDRLAALEDVCHSPSEEENRDVMELRISENGEYVAKTDKADKNAVRLRKSADSEGHSDTGSNESTALSSEDNGENGTLFYHEFEKPDTDKPQRTNKKEFRKQLNKEARQSVQGSLHEAIKLIVHRPEASGQNRAEYHRMAAKLLPVIRELIRKTNPLLEHEVSTEFAKSKLYGTKFCADQAASPNFRVFARRRPPAEEPSLAVALRIDESASMSAFGRLDAAKEAAVALYELCTGCGIPIMVYGDTADRSKLEQMSVYAYVDFESNSADDKYALMNIQARSNNRDGMALRIISDRLLRAPQKTKLIISISDGQPKAMPDYTGEKAARDMKDTLQEYRRKGISFLAAAIGQDKESIRELYGAENTLDITDLKQLPSRLVQIITRFL; this is translated from the coding sequence ATGAACCGAACTTGTATTTTGTCACCCGACAGACGGCTGACCAAAGAGGAGCAGTCCCTTGTCTGGCAAAAACCACCTTCACATATTGAAAGTGAGGCGGAAAATCGTATCTGTCAGGAAGTAATGAGAAACTGGGATCGCGGTGAAATGAAAATCGGTACAATTTTACTGGAGGGCGATGCAGGTTCGGGGAAAACCGAGCTCGCCAAAGCCCTCTCTGCTAATTTTAATCTCCCCTATACGAAAGTAACCTGCTTTGCCGATATGGATAAATCCGATGTGCTGGGTTCGATTCTTCCGGTGTTGTCGGAAAATGATCATTCAGATCCTGTTCAATATAGATATTACCCTTCGGAAATTGTTCGCGCTTTTGAAAATGGATGGCTCCTGGAGATTCAGGAGCCGACAGTCATTCGGGATGCAGCTGTCTTAATGGCACTAAATTCCGCACTCGAGCCAGATGGCAGTCTGAACTTGCCAACTCGCGTCGTACACAGGCATCCTGATTTTATTGTTGTTATTACAACAAACCGTGCCTACAATGGATGCCGTCCTCTGAATGAGGCTCTGCGTGACCGGGTGCAGCATGCTGAAAAACTAGATTTGCCATCGAAGAAAGTTATGATGGAACGGGCAAAGGCTAAGACCGGATGTCAATTTGAAGAGTTACTTTCCCTTCTGGCTGAAACTATTATCGTATTGGATGAAGCTGCCCGGGCAAATGCTATCAAAGGTGTAGCCGGGATGCGGTCCTATCTCTTTTGGGTCGATGCCGCTGCAGGCGGTGCATCCGTACAAAGTGCTCTGTATCATAAAGTACTCTACAAAATCACCACGGATCCACAAGAGCTTGCCATCCTGGAACAGGCACTGGTAAGCCATGATTTAACAGACAGGCTTGCAGCGCTGGAGGATGTCTGTCATTCCCCTTCGGAGGAAGAGAATCGAGATGTAATGGAACTTCGAATTTCTGAAAACGGGGAGTACGTTGCAAAGACAGATAAAGCCGATAAAAATGCAGTCCGTCTGAGAAAGTCAGCAGACAGTGAGGGGCATTCAGATACAGGCAGTAATGAAAGTACCGCTCTTTCAAGCGAAGATAATGGAGAAAATGGCACTCTGTTTTATCACGAATTTGAAAAGCCCGATACAGACAAACCACAAAGAACAAATAAAAAAGAGTTTCGTAAACAATTGAATAAAGAAGCACGGCAAAGCGTTCAGGGCAGCCTTCATGAGGCGATTAAGCTTATTGTTCACCGTCCGGAAGCTTCCGGGCAGAATCGGGCAGAATATCATAGAATGGCTGCTAAATTGCTGCCGGTCATTCGGGAACTGATCCGCAAAACAAATCCACTTTTGGAACATGAGGTTTCCACTGAATTCGCAAAATCAAAGCTTTATGGAACAAAATTCTGTGCGGATCAGGCCGCGTCCCCGAATTTTCGCGTATTTGCCCGCAGGCGCCCGCCTGCAGAAGAGCCTTCTCTTGCAGTTGCTCTTCGCATTGACGAATCAGCATCTATGTCTGCATTTGGCCGTTTAGATGCTGCAAAAGAGGCAGCCGTCGCTTTATATGAATTATGTACCGGGTGTGGCATTCCGATTATGGTTTATGGGGATACGGCAGATCGATCCAAACTGGAACAAATGTCTGTCTACGCATATGTAGACTTTGAAAGCAATAGCGCAGACGATAAATATGCTCTTATGAATATTCAGGCACGCAGCAATAACCGGGATGGTATGGCATTGCGTATTATATCCGATCGATTGCTCCGCGCGCCGCAAAAAACCAAACTAATCATCAGCATCAGTGACGGGCAGCCAAAGGCAATGCCTGATTACACAGGTGAAAAAGCAGCTCGCGATATGAAAGACACGCTTCAGGAATACAGACGTAAAGGCATTTCCTTCCTCGCCGCGGCGATTGGGCAGGACAAAGAGTCTATACGTGAGCTATACGGGGCTGAAAACACCTTGGATATCACCGATTTGAAGCAGCTTCCATCAAGACTGGTACAAATCATCACAAGATTTCTGTGA
- a CDS encoding ABC transporter permease encodes MYSKLAFRNVLRSAKDYLVYMFTMAVVTALMYAFSSLFFDNELTGLFEIARMMQMMTGMATFLIVLIVAWLINYMVRFMLEKRSSEFGIYMLLGMKKKAIARLYMRENILLGVFAFLPGIAVGILLQQVLMAILKNMLHVEYRFHPTLNKYTFLITLLFYAGSYLLALFRCKRRFKKMNIHDLMNAKRQNEETKESHEGIKRVMFPISIAVIVAIWTIFPRLSSVGAVCTFLIALVLVIYLFYVGLSAWIMCYVREKKKGIYRGQNLFLLRQFSSKVRTMQFTMGTLTALFTIALMGSSVAMMFSDYENKILDTKWPFDVQIYSPNVEDEFQDDLEILIKNTEIKDSYIYRVYTNQTNQANVWMYTNLQAFGNMYREKDGRPNMKKIEKVLKTEGVYCTYDTYMGLSDYNYLRKMLGYKQITLTERQYAIQIKERLSAEVGEMPKGLKITDATGDKELICGDIYEEPFSQDGHNGGDYILIVPDKVIQTMKPYYSEMAVDLKGKTPAGLMKELDDLVPKEEQDFAGHADLPLDGNSCSGSDNIVNYSETNLVRDNAIPEVKYMLASLIVPAFYMGLVFLCAALTVLSVQQLSDSAKYKFRYDVLAKIGLERSEIYHLIARQLAAYYLCPALFAMLISGSIMVRVSKIFIIGTGVHTSVLQYFGISVLLFFGIYMIYFMETYVGFKRNIEIKK; translated from the coding sequence ATGTATAGTAAACTTGCCTTTAGAAATGTCCTGCGTTCTGCAAAAGATTACCTGGTTTATATGTTCACCATGGCTGTTGTAACTGCGCTTATGTACGCTTTTAGCAGTCTCTTTTTTGACAATGAACTGACTGGACTGTTTGAAATAGCTCGGATGATGCAGATGATGACGGGGATGGCTACTTTTTTAATTGTTCTGATTGTTGCATGGCTGATTAACTATATGGTACGGTTTATGCTGGAAAAGCGAAGCAGTGAATTTGGAATATACATGCTTTTAGGCATGAAGAAAAAAGCTATTGCAAGACTTTATATGCGCGAGAATATTTTGCTTGGAGTTTTTGCCTTCCTTCCCGGGATAGCCGTCGGAATTTTGCTGCAGCAGGTTTTGATGGCGATTCTCAAAAACATGTTACATGTAGAATACAGATTTCATCCGACTCTTAATAAATATACCTTTTTGATAACACTGCTGTTTTATGCAGGAAGTTATCTGCTGGCACTTTTCCGATGCAAACGAAGGTTTAAAAAGATGAACATTCATGATCTGATGAATGCAAAACGGCAGAATGAGGAGACTAAAGAATCCCATGAAGGAATCAAGCGTGTGATGTTTCCGATATCTATTGCTGTTATTGTTGCAATCTGGACCATTTTTCCGAGACTTTCCAGCGTAGGAGCAGTCTGTACATTTTTGATAGCGTTGGTACTGGTAATTTATCTATTTTATGTAGGACTTTCTGCATGGATTATGTGTTATGTCCGCGAGAAGAAAAAAGGAATTTACCGAGGGCAGAATTTGTTTCTTCTGCGTCAATTTTCCTCGAAGGTGCGTACTATGCAGTTTACCATGGGAACACTGACAGCACTTTTTACTATTGCTTTGATGGGAAGTTCTGTGGCAATGATGTTCAGCGATTATGAGAATAAGATACTGGATACGAAGTGGCCCTTTGATGTTCAGATTTACAGCCCAAATGTGGAGGATGAGTTCCAGGATGATCTGGAAATATTAATTAAGAATACGGAAATCAAGGACTCGTACATTTATCGTGTCTATACAAATCAGACCAACCAGGCAAATGTCTGGATGTATACGAACCTGCAGGCATTTGGAAATATGTACCGGGAAAAGGACGGACGTCCCAACATGAAAAAAATAGAAAAGGTTCTTAAAACCGAAGGAGTATATTGTACTTATGATACCTATATGGGCCTGTCAGACTACAATTATCTGAGAAAAATGCTAGGGTACAAGCAAATTACTTTGACAGAACGGCAATATGCAATTCAGATAAAGGAGCGGCTGAGTGCGGAAGTAGGTGAAATGCCGAAGGGACTTAAAATAACAGATGCAACGGGAGATAAAGAGTTAATCTGCGGCGATATTTATGAGGAGCCATTTTCTCAGGACGGGCATAATGGAGGTGATTATATTCTGATAGTTCCCGATAAGGTCATTCAGACAATGAAACCATATTATTCGGAAATGGCAGTTGACCTTAAGGGGAAGACGCCTGCCGGTTTAATGAAAGAACTGGATGATCTGGTACCTAAAGAAGAGCAGGATTTTGCCGGACATGCGGATCTCCCATTAGATGGAAACAGTTGCAGCGGTTCAGATAACATCGTCAATTACAGTGAAACAAATCTGGTGAGGGATAATGCCATACCTGAAGTTAAGTATATGCTGGCATCATTGATTGTTCCGGCTTTTTATATGGGGCTGGTATTTTTATGTGCTGCACTTACAGTACTTTCTGTACAGCAGCTGAGTGATTCCGCAAAATATAAATTCAGGTATGATGTGCTGGCTAAGATAGGACTGGAACGCTCGGAGATTTATCATCTGATTGCCAGGCAGCTTGCGGCATATTATCTTTGCCCCGCTTTGTTTGCGATGCTTATCAGTGGAAGTATTATGGTACGTGTCAGCAAAATTTTTATCATTGGGACAGGTGTGCATACCTCTGTTCTGCAGTATTTTGGAATTTCTGTATTATTATTCTTTGGGATATATATGATATATTTCATGGAAACCTATGTGGGATTTAAAAGAAATATAGAAATAAAAAAATAA
- the tet gene encoding TetM/TetW/TetO/TetS family tetracycline resistance ribosomal protection protein, whose translation MKIINIGILAHVDAGKTTLSESLLYSSGAITESGSVDQGTTRTDTMSLERQRGITIQTSVTSFQWKDVKVNIVDTPGHMDFLAEVYRSLSVLDGAILVISAKDGVQAQTRILFHALRKVGIPTTFFINKIDQDGIDLPEVYQDIREKLSEEIIIRQKVELSPDPSVNNDMEPEQWDPVIAGNDGLLERYTLGESLNISELEQEENRRFQNCSLYPVYHGSAKKNIGIEQLRDVITGKYDSSTERSQEEFSGTVFKIEYDESRQRLVYARIYSGILHLRDSVRISDKERMKITEMYSSINGELRKVDQAYSGEIVILKHESLKLNTVLGDAKKLPERERIENPLPMLQTTIELCESGQRELLLDALLEISDGDPLLHYDVDSTTHEIVLSFLGKVQMEVICALLQEKYHLEVKTKEPTVIYKERPLKEAEYTIHMAVPPNPFWASIGLSITPLPLGSGVQYESRVSPGYLMQSFQNAVLEGVRYGCEQGLYGWNVTDCKVCFTYGLYSSPVSTPGDFRLLAPVVLEQALRKAGTELLEPYLSFEIYAPQEYLSRAYNDAPKYCADIASTQMKNKEVILTGEIPARCIQEYRNDLTFYTNGRSVCLTELKGYQVTAVKPPLQPRRPNSRIDRVRYMFYKIN comes from the coding sequence GTGAAGATCATTAACATTGGTATTCTGGCTCATGTCGACGCGGGGAAAACTACGTTGTCGGAAAGCTTATTATACAGCAGCGGAGCGATTACGGAATCGGGGAGTGTGGATCAGGGAACAACGAGGACAGACACGATGTCTCTGGAACGTCAGAGGGGAATTACAATTCAGACTTCGGTCACATCCTTTCAGTGGAAGGACGTTAAAGTAAATATTGTGGATACTCCTGGACATATGGATTTTCTGGCCGAGGTATATCGGTCTTTGTCGGTTCTGGACGGAGCCATTTTGGTGATTTCCGCAAAGGACGGGGTGCAGGCACAGACACGGATCCTGTTCCACGCGCTGAGAAAAGTAGGGATTCCTACCACCTTTTTTATCAATAAGATTGATCAGGATGGAATTGATTTACCGGAAGTTTACCAGGATATTCGGGAGAAACTTTCCGAAGAAATCATCATCAGGCAGAAAGTAGAACTATCTCCGGATCCCTCCGTGAACAATGACATGGAACCGGAGCAGTGGGATCCGGTCATTGCAGGAAATGATGGCTTACTGGAACGATATACACTGGGAGAATCACTGAACATATCAGAGCTCGAACAGGAAGAGAACAGAAGATTCCAGAATTGCTCCCTGTATCCGGTTTACCACGGAAGCGCAAAGAAAAATATAGGAATTGAGCAGCTCAGAGATGTCATTACAGGGAAATATGATTCCTCGACAGAGCGAAGTCAGGAAGAATTCAGTGGAACTGTTTTCAAGATTGAGTATGATGAAAGCAGACAGCGTCTTGTGTATGCACGCATTTACAGCGGAATACTGCATCTGCGGGATTCGGTCCGCATATCGGATAAAGAAAGAATGAAAATTACAGAAATGTATTCTTCAATCAATGGGGAATTGCGTAAGGTCGACCAGGCGTATTCCGGAGAGATTGTGATTCTGAAACATGAGAGTTTAAAGTTAAATACTGTTCTCGGAGACGCAAAGAAATTGCCGGAAAGAGAACGAATTGAGAATCCCCTTCCGATGCTGCAGACAACGATAGAGCTGTGTGAGTCCGGACAGAGAGAGCTGCTGCTCGACGCACTCCTGGAAATCTCCGATGGTGATCCGCTTTTACATTATGATGTGGATTCCACGACGCATGAAATTGTACTTTCTTTCCTGGGAAAGGTGCAGATGGAAGTCATCTGTGCGCTGCTGCAGGAAAAGTATCATTTGGAGGTGAAAACCAAAGAACCTACAGTCATTTACAAAGAAAGGCCTTTAAAAGAAGCGGAGTACACCATTCACATGGCGGTGCCGCCGAATCCTTTCTGGGCTTCGATCGGTCTGTCTATAACACCTCTTCCCTTGGGGAGTGGCGTTCAGTATGAAAGCCGGGTTTCTCCCGGATATTTGATGCAGTCATTTCAAAATGCTGTTTTGGAGGGAGTTCGTTATGGCTGTGAACAGGGATTATATGGCTGGAATGTAACCGACTGTAAAGTCTGCTTTACTTATGGATTATATTCCAGTCCGGTCAGTACCCCGGGAGACTTCCGGCTTCTTGCCCCGGTTGTCTTGGAGCAGGCTCTTCGAAAAGCCGGTACGGAATTATTAGAGCCATATCTAAGTTTTGAAATATATGCGCCACAGGAGTATCTTTCACGGGCCTATAACGATGCTCCAAAATATTGCGCGGACATCGCAAGCACTCAGATGAAAAACAAGGAAGTCATTTTGACGGGAGAGATTCCGGCGCGGTGTATTCAGGAGTACCGGAATGATTTAACGTTTTATACAAATGGACGCAGTGTGTGCCTGACTGAGTTAAAGGGGTATCAGGTTACGGCTGTTAAGCCACCCCTCCAGCCACGCCGTCCGAATAGCAGGATCGACAGGGTACGATATATGTTCTATAAGATAAATTGA